From a region of the Streptacidiphilus albus JL83 genome:
- a CDS encoding DNA cytosine methyltransferase, translating to MSKTFKIVDLFAGPGGLDLAAQNLGVTVDRGIEFDPGACATRKAAGLGTTPGDVRNFGPADYPNANVLTGGPPCQTFSVAGKGEGRTALAEVENFADQYFKCFETRDIEGFKRIHDDLKQLSDDRTGLVLEPLRWALEALMGQNPYQAIILEQVPTVLPVWKKFANILEATNSYAVAEPAVLHTEQFGVPQTRRRAIMIARFTGPDAMLHGVPKQPGPTHQSYRKNVPRHVQGANIPGWVTMADVLKRHTPYEVKSNYGTGGDPEARGRRRHDNPSATVTGKASRNRLEWGGQEIGEFSLRELGELQTFPADYPWRFIDRDGTERDAVDGNGKELPGVRSVISQQIGNAVPPRFGMHVLAAALDLRSDLLDDTTKPLTWKRPHTV from the coding sequence GTGTCCAAGACCTTCAAGATCGTCGACCTGTTCGCCGGACCCGGCGGACTCGACCTCGCTGCCCAGAATTTGGGAGTTACGGTCGACCGGGGAATCGAATTCGACCCTGGCGCCTGTGCGACGCGCAAGGCCGCCGGGCTGGGCACCACGCCGGGCGACGTACGCAATTTCGGACCGGCTGACTATCCGAACGCGAATGTACTGACCGGCGGACCTCCCTGCCAGACTTTCTCGGTCGCAGGCAAGGGTGAGGGCCGGACCGCATTGGCCGAGGTGGAGAATTTCGCCGACCAGTATTTTAAATGCTTCGAAACCAGGGACATCGAGGGATTCAAGAGGATCCACGACGATCTCAAGCAACTCAGCGATGACCGTACCGGCCTGGTCCTGGAGCCCTTGCGATGGGCACTCGAAGCCCTCATGGGCCAGAATCCGTATCAGGCGATCATCCTGGAGCAGGTTCCCACGGTTCTGCCGGTCTGGAAAAAGTTCGCAAATATCCTTGAGGCCACGAACAGCTATGCGGTAGCTGAGCCGGCAGTGCTGCACACGGAACAGTTCGGCGTGCCTCAGACCCGTCGAAGGGCGATCATGATTGCCCGTTTCACCGGACCCGATGCGATGTTGCACGGAGTCCCCAAGCAGCCCGGACCGACCCACCAGTCCTACCGCAAGAACGTCCCCCGACATGTACAGGGCGCCAACATCCCGGGCTGGGTGACAATGGCCGACGTCTTGAAGCGCCACACCCCGTACGAGGTGAAGTCGAACTACGGCACCGGTGGTGACCCGGAAGCGCGGGGCCGACGCCGTCACGACAATCCGTCGGCCACCGTGACCGGAAAGGCGTCGCGCAACAGGCTGGAGTGGGGAGGGCAGGAAATCGGCGAGTTCTCCCTCAGGGAATTGGGCGAACTACAGACGTTCCCCGCTGACTACCCATGGCGTTTCATCGACCGGGACGGCACAGAAAGAGATGCCGTGGACGGGAACGGAAAAGAGCTGCCCGGCGTCCGCAGTGTCATTTCTCAGCAGATCGGGAATGCCGTTCCCCCCCGTTTTGGCATGCATGTGCTGGCCGCCGCACTGGACCTTCGATCCGACCTGCTGGACGACACAACGAAGCCGCTGACCTGGAAGCGTCCGCACACCGTATAG
- the drmB gene encoding DUF1998 domain-containing protein — translation MSPMPPRSRSRVASGPAVRRARKLGEIRRSQLITTYGVGAMIAVDNESFILTGLDSWDIAEAHPIWEPRLSRPLGVNHFRLPPAPEPERARDGVRAARFPVWYSCPNCGDLQRFRSFNSPMGKAECGKCQLDLVPSRFVVACPYGHIDDFPYWKWLHRSADYQRGDAASGGSCGGNLTLHAEGSTASLRSVLIGCTCGVKKVSLEGAFRSRALKDLGIRCTGRSPWLRDAPNEFCDAVPRTLQRGSSSAWNPVVHSALSIPPWSEGLYKAVAPYYDRIRDESPADIQVILRYEKFFTHHPEYTAEAVIELVERLNAAKDGPADESPVTGSPREKIYQEEFRSLNTHHPEEGSAQRQDFVCEPPRGGAEALLDLGVERVMLVKRLREVRALQSFTRVEEPSAADEPRRRAKLSREPLGWLPAIEVSGEGVFVTLDPQRLQDWEQQVGYQAAFDRAERIRTNHDGLLRSRAVDAAKPIPESPASPRFLAVHTLAHILINEWSLDGGYPAASLRERLYVGPDMAGILIYTATSDSAGSLGGIVAQGEPGRLRQTLRSALDRARWCSNDPLCMEAEAAGTDSLNLAACHACVLLPETSCEVNNTILDRAALVGTQDGSVPGFFGPW, via the coding sequence ATGAGCCCCATGCCGCCCCGCTCCCGAAGCCGCGTCGCCAGTGGACCCGCTGTTCGCCGCGCGCGAAAGCTGGGGGAGATCCGACGCTCCCAGCTGATCACGACGTACGGCGTCGGCGCGATGATCGCAGTGGACAACGAGTCCTTCATCTTGACCGGTTTGGACTCCTGGGACATTGCAGAGGCTCACCCGATCTGGGAGCCTCGGCTCTCCCGACCTCTCGGTGTGAACCATTTCCGACTTCCGCCGGCTCCTGAGCCCGAGAGAGCCAGGGACGGTGTCAGAGCTGCACGATTCCCGGTCTGGTACTCCTGCCCGAACTGTGGCGATCTGCAGCGTTTTCGCAGCTTCAACTCGCCTATGGGCAAGGCAGAATGCGGCAAGTGTCAGCTGGATTTGGTTCCCTCCCGCTTCGTCGTCGCTTGCCCGTACGGACACATCGACGACTTCCCCTACTGGAAATGGCTGCACCGCTCTGCCGACTATCAGCGGGGCGACGCCGCTTCGGGAGGCTCGTGCGGTGGGAATCTGACCCTTCACGCCGAGGGTTCGACAGCCTCGCTCCGTTCGGTGCTGATCGGCTGTACCTGTGGAGTCAAGAAGGTCTCGCTGGAGGGAGCCTTCCGAAGCCGTGCGCTCAAGGATCTGGGTATCCGCTGCACCGGGCGGAGTCCTTGGCTGAGGGACGCTCCCAACGAGTTCTGCGACGCCGTTCCGCGTACCCTGCAGCGAGGTTCCTCCAGCGCGTGGAATCCGGTTGTGCACTCCGCCTTGTCAATCCCGCCGTGGAGTGAGGGCCTCTACAAGGCTGTCGCTCCCTACTACGACCGGATAAGGGATGAATCACCGGCGGACATCCAAGTCATCCTCCGCTATGAGAAGTTCTTCACCCATCATCCTGAGTACACCGCCGAAGCGGTCATCGAGTTGGTGGAGCGGTTGAATGCGGCCAAGGACGGACCGGCCGACGAGTCCCCTGTCACAGGCTCCCCCCGAGAGAAGATCTACCAGGAGGAGTTCCGCAGCCTCAACACTCACCACCCCGAAGAGGGCAGCGCTCAACGCCAGGACTTCGTCTGTGAACCGCCCCGAGGCGGGGCCGAGGCTCTTCTGGACCTGGGCGTCGAGCGCGTCATGCTGGTGAAACGCCTTCGCGAGGTCAGGGCGCTGCAGAGCTTCACCCGCGTTGAGGAGCCGAGCGCGGCCGACGAGCCACGGCGTCGCGCGAAGTTGTCCCGGGAACCCTTGGGATGGCTTCCCGCGATCGAGGTCAGCGGTGAAGGAGTCTTCGTCACTCTGGACCCGCAGCGCCTACAGGACTGGGAGCAACAGGTCGGCTACCAGGCTGCATTCGACAGAGCGGAGCGTATCCGGACCAATCACGACGGTCTGCTGCGTAGTCGCGCGGTCGACGCAGCCAAGCCGATCCCGGAGTCCCCAGCCTCGCCCCGCTTCCTCGCGGTGCACACGTTGGCCCACATTCTGATCAATGAATGGAGCCTGGACGGTGGCTACCCAGCCGCATCTCTGCGCGAGCGGCTGTATGTCGGGCCCGATATGGCGGGCATTCTGATCTACACCGCGACCAGCGACTCGGCCGGCAGCCTCGGTGGCATTGTCGCCCAGGGTGAACCGGGCCGCCTGCGCCAGACCCTCCGCTCCGCACTCGATCGGGCGCGGTGGTGCTCCAACGACCCACTGTGTATGGAGGCGGAGGCCGCCGGTACCGACAGCCTCAACCTCGCGGCCTGCCACGCCTGCGTTCTGCTCCCGGAAACCAGCTGCGAGGTCAACAACACCATCCTTGACCGAGCTGCCCTGGTGGGCACCCAGGACGGTTCGGTGCCTGGGTTCTTCGGCCCCTGGTGA
- a CDS encoding helicase-related protein, which translates to MSVPDYKAHYELRDSIIDALRLDLLGPVGGESEILKDDAPITVYPVGVLFPQARDEEAAVEAADAVRDQDGQDEAAYPARGDHEESQPDLGVALANTRRPSSMGLTFAVDPSASSAITLTVETAVYVPEDDDGNPVPAIRTEARSTEEQRERWRRITLQLEPVTLDVTSPAAHPGVELHPGLELRVLVRPATGPRGTVTVTATLVNSLLVGKYDLRDAHCFYQPVLIVTGAKEGSVPFVERLSVQGAVDPEQALSRLLHRHAPSFATGHGCAAQWDWTPPAIGAPSARSAVAAVRTEFVPAHEVLLTDSNPTIDDSALTMHGLGTAPASDVITALRTLLSGYEAWIAAQAAEAELLSAGEHGATAKRQIELCRQALERMHKGVDLLGDQGQPEVMRAFQLANLAMADQRARTSWIKGGKQGPIKPQEGRWRPFQVSFILLCLQGIIDPNHEDRGVADLLWFPTGGGKTEAYLGLIAFTTFLRRLRDGAQGGGVTVLMRYTLRLLTLQQFERAAALICAMERRRTADPRTLGTEEISIGMWVGRSATPNTLAAAAEKLQELRSNPGRPLQTENPVQLQACSWCGTALDASDYEVIAAEQRMVIRCPAADCDFRHGLPVHLIDEAVYRARPTLIIATVDKFASMPWREDTAALFNRDKEDGVRPPELVVQDELHLISGPLGTLTGLYETAVDMLADRPKVIASTATIRRADEQGKHLFARTVSQFPPSGLDSRDSWFAVETSRDRKAARRYIGLFTSSTSQATLLIRTYAALLHQAFIEDDVPGVKDAYWTLVGYFNSLRLLSAAELQVLDDVQDRLTYLAVRDGGDKAQSRAVELLSELSSRAGASEIPKRLKEVELALPSKDVLDVLLATNMISVGVDVDRLGLMAVMGQPQTTAEYIQATSRVGRRHPGLVAVMLNSTRSRDRSHYESFQHFHSALYREVESTSVTPFSSRARDRGLHAVIVALARILIPQARPNEAAARVEDFWADLNGRLVRGAVLDRVRAVDEAEYDATERAFDEFTGWWKSAAADNPNLVYERPPGRRSPALLRNFTAEPDANSGWATLWSLRDVDASSSFFLEH; encoded by the coding sequence GTGAGCGTTCCGGACTACAAAGCCCACTACGAACTGCGCGATTCCATCATTGATGCTCTGCGCCTGGACCTCCTTGGGCCGGTCGGTGGCGAGAGCGAGATCCTCAAGGACGACGCCCCGATCACCGTCTACCCGGTCGGCGTTCTGTTTCCTCAGGCCAGGGACGAGGAAGCGGCGGTTGAAGCAGCGGATGCCGTACGTGATCAGGACGGCCAGGACGAGGCTGCGTACCCTGCGCGCGGTGATCACGAGGAGTCGCAGCCGGACCTCGGAGTCGCGCTGGCCAATACTCGTCGCCCCTCGTCCATGGGCCTGACCTTCGCCGTCGATCCGTCAGCGTCGTCGGCGATCACCTTGACGGTGGAGACGGCCGTTTACGTGCCGGAGGACGATGACGGCAACCCCGTTCCGGCCATCCGGACCGAGGCTCGCAGTACCGAGGAGCAGCGGGAGCGTTGGCGCCGCATCACGCTGCAGCTCGAGCCAGTCACCCTCGACGTGACCTCACCGGCCGCCCATCCCGGCGTGGAGCTGCACCCGGGGCTGGAACTGCGCGTGCTCGTCCGCCCGGCAACCGGGCCCCGCGGCACTGTCACGGTGACTGCCACCTTGGTCAACAGTCTGCTCGTCGGCAAGTACGACCTGCGTGACGCCCACTGTTTCTACCAGCCGGTGCTGATCGTTACTGGGGCTAAGGAGGGCAGCGTTCCGTTCGTGGAGCGACTCTCGGTCCAGGGAGCGGTCGACCCCGAGCAGGCTCTGAGTCGGCTGCTGCATCGCCATGCGCCCAGCTTCGCGACCGGCCATGGCTGCGCGGCCCAGTGGGACTGGACACCTCCGGCGATCGGCGCCCCATCTGCCCGATCCGCCGTGGCCGCTGTGCGCACCGAGTTCGTCCCCGCGCATGAGGTGTTGCTCACCGACTCGAACCCGACCATCGACGACAGTGCCTTGACCATGCACGGATTGGGCACTGCGCCGGCGTCCGACGTGATCACCGCTCTGCGTACGCTGCTCAGCGGATACGAGGCGTGGATCGCGGCACAAGCCGCCGAGGCCGAACTGCTCAGTGCCGGCGAACACGGGGCCACGGCCAAAAGGCAGATCGAGCTCTGTCGCCAAGCCCTCGAACGTATGCACAAGGGTGTGGACCTACTTGGGGATCAAGGCCAACCTGAGGTCATGCGCGCGTTCCAACTTGCCAATCTGGCGATGGCGGACCAGCGCGCCCGTACATCCTGGATCAAGGGGGGCAAGCAGGGCCCGATCAAGCCCCAGGAGGGCAGGTGGCGGCCGTTCCAGGTCTCGTTCATCCTGCTGTGCCTGCAGGGCATCATTGACCCGAATCATGAGGACCGCGGCGTAGCCGACCTGTTGTGGTTCCCGACCGGTGGAGGCAAGACCGAGGCCTACCTCGGATTGATCGCGTTCACCACATTTCTGCGCCGGCTGCGCGATGGTGCCCAGGGCGGCGGCGTCACGGTCCTGATGCGCTATACCTTGCGGCTGTTGACGCTGCAGCAGTTCGAACGTGCGGCGGCACTCATCTGTGCGATGGAACGTCGGCGGACAGCCGATCCTCGTACCTTGGGGACCGAGGAGATCTCGATCGGCATGTGGGTCGGGAGGTCTGCGACTCCCAACACTCTGGCAGCGGCTGCGGAGAAGCTCCAGGAACTGCGCTCCAACCCCGGGCGGCCGTTGCAGACCGAGAACCCCGTGCAGTTGCAGGCATGCTCATGGTGCGGCACCGCACTGGACGCCTCCGACTACGAGGTCATCGCGGCCGAACAGCGAATGGTGATCCGTTGCCCGGCAGCGGACTGCGACTTCCGACACGGCCTCCCTGTTCATCTGATCGACGAGGCGGTCTACCGGGCTCGCCCGACGCTGATCATCGCGACCGTGGACAAGTTCGCTTCCATGCCGTGGCGCGAGGATACTGCCGCGCTCTTCAACCGTGACAAGGAGGACGGCGTCAGGCCGCCCGAACTCGTCGTCCAGGACGAACTCCACCTGATCTCCGGCCCCCTCGGTACGCTCACGGGGCTCTACGAGACAGCGGTGGACATGCTGGCCGACCGCCCCAAGGTGATTGCCTCGACCGCCACCATCCGTCGCGCCGACGAACAGGGCAAGCATCTGTTCGCCCGGACGGTCAGTCAGTTCCCGCCCAGCGGTCTGGATTCCCGTGACTCCTGGTTCGCCGTCGAGACCTCACGCGACCGAAAGGCGGCCCGACGCTATATCGGGTTGTTCACCTCTAGTACCAGCCAGGCCACCCTGCTCATTAGGACCTACGCGGCCCTACTGCATCAAGCGTTCATCGAAGACGATGTCCCTGGGGTCAAGGACGCCTACTGGACCCTCGTCGGCTACTTCAACAGTCTCCGCCTGCTGTCGGCAGCGGAACTGCAGGTCCTTGACGACGTCCAAGACCGCCTGACGTACCTTGCCGTACGCGACGGAGGCGACAAGGCACAATCTCGAGCGGTCGAGCTGCTTTCCGAACTGAGCAGCCGCGCCGGCGCCAGCGAGATCCCAAAGCGGCTCAAGGAGGTCGAACTCGCGCTGCCGAGCAAGGACGTGCTCGACGTCTTGCTCGCCACCAACATGATCTCGGTCGGCGTTGACGTTGATCGTCTTGGGCTGATGGCGGTCATGGGTCAGCCGCAGACCACTGCCGAATACATCCAGGCGACCAGCCGTGTCGGTCGCCGTCACCCCGGCCTGGTCGCGGTCATGCTGAACTCGACGCGCTCACGTGATCGTTCGCACTACGAGAGCTTCCAGCACTTCCACTCCGCGCTTTACCGAGAGGTGGAGTCGACGAGCGTCACCCCCTTTTCCTCCCGCGCCCGTGACCGCGGATTGCATGCTGTGATTGTTGCCCTCGCCCGGATCCTGATTCCCCAGGCACGGCCCAACGAGGCAGCTGCGCGCGTTGAGGACTTCTGGGCCGATCTCAACGGCCGGTTGGTGAGGGGGGCCGTGCTCGACCGGGTGCGAGCGGTCGACGAAGCCGAATATGACGCGACAGAACGAGCCTTCGACGAGTTCACCGGGTGGTGGAAGTCGGCTGCAGCGGACAACCCGAACCTTGTCTACGAGCGCCCGCCGGGCCGCCGGTCTCCAGCATTGCTCAGAAATTTCACGGCCGAGCCCGACGCCAACTCCGGCTGGGCCACGCTGTGGAGCCTGCGCGACGTCGATGCCTCATCCTCATTCTTTCTGGAGCACTGA
- a CDS encoding UvrD-helicase domain-containing protein, translating to MTADDLDDHVLTPAQQSVVDQPWSARTLVTAGAGSGKTHTLVRRLDALVEREELEAAEILVLSFSRAAVRELRERIDRHATAAQRVRAQTFDSWAGSLLAQAYPDGDWSGTTFDERIVEATRAIGLGAVEAGEHGAPAHVLIDEVQDLVGVRREMVEELLDRFSEQSGFTVVGDAAQAVYGFQVADPDERAQENNYFFDWIRGSFGEDLVEVHLADNFRARTPQARVALAFGEQLQKLPGEADAAAAEAESIHRELRRHLLDAPFFGDLSDSFPQESLKYFDGTTAILCRDNGQALRIGEILDEARIHYRLQRSVRDRPAPAWIARLLAATESSSLTEERFTQLVTDLDPRPEQDPALLWRSVRKVARGPRATVNIQALHRAVAESRLPDELTAPAPASLVVSTVHRAKGLEFDRVLIVEPALLVEPKRVAKKKYDYDPAAETRLLYVAMTRPRDDIYYLKALNTWLLRKDRRLDRWYVGGRSSWARNGIEALGSDVSHEHPPGVRGFPGDPRRIQVELATTVVEGDPVELRLLHRLPEGPEQSPPYAVVHDGQPIAEVSEGFRRDLQRMLIRGDNWADESWPGRITGLRVECVESVAGTPAATERAGLGSHGCWLAPRLSGLGRFEWWPATDTSNDDPSADTSSGTGTQ from the coding sequence GTGACTGCCGACGATCTGGACGACCATGTCCTGACACCAGCTCAGCAGTCGGTGGTCGATCAGCCCTGGAGCGCCCGCACTCTGGTCACCGCCGGGGCCGGCTCCGGCAAGACCCACACCCTGGTGCGTCGCCTGGATGCTCTGGTCGAACGTGAGGAACTGGAGGCCGCCGAGATTCTGGTGCTCAGCTTCTCCCGCGCCGCCGTGCGCGAGTTGCGCGAGCGCATCGACCGGCACGCCACCGCTGCCCAGCGGGTCAGGGCCCAGACGTTCGACTCCTGGGCTGGCTCGCTGCTGGCCCAGGCCTATCCGGACGGCGACTGGTCCGGGACGACCTTTGACGAGCGCATCGTCGAGGCCACCAGGGCGATCGGCCTCGGCGCGGTCGAGGCCGGTGAGCACGGCGCACCCGCGCACGTTCTGATCGATGAGGTTCAGGACCTGGTTGGGGTCCGTAGGGAGATGGTCGAGGAACTGCTCGACCGGTTCTCCGAGCAGAGTGGCTTCACTGTTGTGGGCGACGCTGCCCAGGCTGTGTACGGATTCCAGGTGGCGGATCCGGACGAGCGGGCGCAGGAGAACAACTACTTCTTCGACTGGATCCGCGGCTCCTTCGGCGAGGACCTGGTCGAGGTCCACCTCGCGGACAACTTCCGTGCCCGGACTCCTCAGGCGCGCGTTGCACTGGCCTTCGGCGAGCAACTCCAGAAGCTGCCGGGGGAAGCGGACGCGGCTGCCGCCGAGGCGGAGAGCATTCACCGCGAACTGCGCAGGCACCTTCTGGATGCGCCGTTCTTCGGGGATCTCAGCGACTCCTTCCCGCAGGAATCGCTGAAGTACTTCGACGGCACAACCGCGATCCTCTGCCGGGACAATGGTCAGGCCCTTCGAATCGGCGAGATTCTGGACGAGGCTCGGATTCACTACCGGCTCCAGCGTTCGGTCCGGGATCGTCCCGCTCCGGCCTGGATCGCCCGGCTGCTCGCTGCCACGGAGTCGAGCAGCCTCACCGAAGAGCGCTTCACCCAACTGGTGACCGATCTCGACCCGCGACCCGAGCAGGATCCGGCGCTGCTGTGGCGCTCGGTGCGCAAGGTTGCCCGAGGGCCACGCGCAACAGTGAACATCCAGGCCCTGCATCGTGCCGTAGCCGAGAGCCGGCTCCCTGACGAACTCACGGCACCCGCACCCGCGTCGCTCGTCGTCTCCACCGTTCATCGGGCCAAGGGTCTCGAGTTCGACCGCGTTCTCATCGTCGAGCCCGCACTCCTGGTGGAGCCCAAGCGAGTCGCCAAGAAGAAGTACGACTACGACCCGGCCGCCGAGACCCGTCTGCTCTATGTGGCGATGACCCGCCCTCGTGACGACATCTACTACCTCAAGGCGCTCAACACCTGGCTGCTGCGCAAGGACCGCCGCCTCGATCGTTGGTATGTCGGTGGCCGCAGCTCCTGGGCCCGCAACGGCATCGAGGCCCTCGGATCGGACGTGAGCCACGAGCATCCACCGGGAGTTCGTGGCTTTCCCGGGGATCCGCGCAGGATTCAGGTGGAGCTGGCCACAACGGTCGTCGAAGGTGACCCGGTCGAGCTCCGATTGCTGCACCGCCTACCGGAAGGGCCGGAGCAGTCACCGCCCTATGCTGTTGTCCACGACGGCCAACCGATCGCCGAGGTCTCCGAGGGCTTTCGGCGCGACCTGCAGCGCATGCTTATCCGTGGGGACAACTGGGCCGACGAGAGCTGGCCCGGCCGCATCACCGGGTTGCGGGTGGAGTGCGTCGAGTCCGTTGCCGGGACCCCGGCCGCGACTGAACGCGCTGGTCTGGGCTCGCACGGCTGCTGGCTGGCTCCCCGGCTCAGTGGGCTCGGTCGATTCGAATGGTGGCCGGCCACTGACACCTCCAATGACGATCCGTCCGCAGACACATCTTCAGGAACAGGAACCCAGTGA